The following coding sequences are from one uncultured Bacteroides sp. window:
- a CDS encoding TPM domain-containing protein: protein MKRLATLFLFFTLVFCSTYAQQKVYTVDNIPKVHLQNKMRYVCNPEGILSEAATDSIDRMLYALENKTGIETVVAVLPSIGEADCFDFSHKLLNTWGVGKKGKNNGLVILLVTDQRCIQFYTGYGLEGDLPDAICKRIQTLKMIPYLKNGDWDNGMVAGVKATCARLDGSMVNDEEDSQGDGSGSFLLIFAIIGFVAIGSVSSVWAMWASTRCPKCGKHKLQRSSTKLVSKQNGTKTEDVIYTCLNCGHSVVRRQHSYDDNYRGRGGGGGPFIGGMGGGLGSGGGFSGGSFGGGMGGGGGAGSRF, encoded by the coding sequence ATGAAACGTTTAGCAACACTATTTCTCTTTTTTACTCTTGTTTTTTGCTCTACCTATGCTCAGCAAAAAGTATATACGGTAGACAACATTCCCAAAGTACATCTTCAGAACAAGATGAGGTACGTATGTAATCCTGAAGGTATTCTGTCTGAGGCTGCAACTGACTCTATCGATAGAATGCTTTATGCTTTGGAAAACAAAACAGGTATTGAAACAGTTGTAGCTGTATTACCTTCTATTGGAGAAGCAGACTGTTTCGACTTCTCTCATAAGTTGTTAAACACTTGGGGAGTAGGAAAAAAAGGCAAAAATAACGGATTAGTCATATTACTGGTTACAGATCAGCGCTGTATACAATTCTATACCGGCTATGGCTTAGAAGGAGATCTACCTGATGCCATATGCAAACGCATACAAACACTCAAAATGATCCCTTATTTAAAGAATGGTGATTGGGATAATGGTATGGTAGCCGGAGTTAAAGCTACATGTGCCCGACTAGATGGTTCTATGGTCAATGATGAAGAAGATTCCCAAGGTGACGGAAGTGGTTCTTTTTTACTCATTTTTGCCATTATCGGATTTGTAGCCATAGGAAGTGTTAGCAGTGTATGGGCAATGTGGGCTAGCACACGCTGTCCTAAATGTGGTAAACATAAACTGCAGCGAAGCAGCACAAAGCTTGTATCCAAGCAGAATGGAACGAAAACCGAGGATGTAATATATACATGTTTGAATTGTGGACATAGTGTAGTAAGACGCCAGCATTCTTATGACGATAACTATCGCGGTAGAGGCGGTGGAGGTGGTCCCTTTATCGGTGGCATGGGAGGAGGTCTCGGCTCCGGTGGTGGTTTCAGCGGAGGAAGCTTCGGTGGAGGCATGGGAGGTGGCGGAGGTGCCGGCTCCAGATTTTAA
- a CDS encoding LemA family protein: MKRSLIIAIVIVAIAAIWGVSSYNGLVSMEENVSNQWANVETQYQRRSDLIPNLVNTVKGYASHEKETLEGVISARSQATQMKVDPSNLTPEALAKYQKAQGEIGAALGKLLAITENYPNLKANQNFLELQAQLEGTENRINVARKNFNDTAKEYNTAIRHFPKNIFAGMFGFEKRPYFEAEAGAEKAPKVEF; encoded by the coding sequence ATGAAGAGATCTCTTATTATTGCCATCGTTATAGTTGCTATTGCTGCTATATGGGGCGTATCATCTTATAATGGTTTAGTTTCAATGGAAGAAAACGTGAGCAACCAATGGGCAAACGTAGAAACACAATATCAACGTCGGTCCGACCTTATCCCTAATCTGGTAAATACAGTAAAAGGATACGCTTCGCATGAAAAAGAAACCTTAGAAGGCGTTATTTCTGCTCGTTCACAAGCGACGCAAATGAAGGTAGATCCAAGTAACTTAACTCCAGAAGCATTGGCCAAATACCAAAAAGCGCAAGGAGAAATTGGTGCCGCTCTAGGTAAACTGCTTGCCATCACAGAAAACTACCCAAACCTAAAAGCCAATCAAAACTTTTTGGAACTACAAGCACAACTGGAAGGTACAGAAAATCGCATCAATGTGGCACGTAAAAATTTCAATGATACAGCAAAGGAATATAATACAGCGATCCGACATTTTCCTAAAAATATTTTTGCAGGAATGTTCGGATTTGAAAAACGTCCTTATTTTGAAGCTGAAGCAGGTGCCGAAAAAGCTCCTAAAGTCGAATTTTAA
- a CDS encoding AIR synthase-related protein → MSNQRYMQRGVSASKEDVHNAIKNIDKGIFPQAFCKIIPDILGGDPDYCNIMHADGAGTKSSLAYLYWKETGDLSVWKGIAQDALIMNIDDLLCVGAVDNILVSSTIGRNKLLIPGEVISAIINGTDELLAELREMGVGVYATGGETADVGDLVRTIIVDSTVTCRMKRSDVINNANIQPGDVIVGLASYGQATYEKKYNGGMGSNGLTSARHDVFAKYLAEKYPESFDAGVPEELVYSGNLNLTDSVDNSPLDAGQLVLSPTRTYAPVVKKLLDALRPQIHGMVHCSGGAQTKILHFVDKVRVVKDNLFPVPPLFKVIQEQSGTEWEEMYKVFNMGHRLEVYLKPEYAQEVIAISESFGINAQIVGRIEESDKKELIIKSEFGEFIY, encoded by the coding sequence ATGAGTAATCAACGATACATGCAACGTGGCGTATCAGCATCAAAAGAAGATGTACATAATGCCATAAAAAACATCGACAAAGGTATCTTCCCACAAGCTTTTTGCAAAATAATACCCGATATTCTAGGAGGTGACCCGGACTATTGCAACATCATGCACGCCGACGGCGCAGGTACAAAATCTAGTTTAGCTTATCTTTATTGGAAAGAAACAGGAGATTTATCCGTATGGAAAGGCATTGCTCAAGACGCATTAATAATGAACATCGACGATCTGCTTTGCGTAGGTGCCGTTGATAACATTTTAGTTTCATCAACTATCGGAAGAAACAAGTTATTAATTCCGGGTGAAGTTATTTCTGCAATTATCAATGGAACAGATGAATTGCTTGCAGAACTCCGTGAAATGGGGGTTGGCGTATATGCTACTGGTGGTGAGACTGCTGATGTAGGTGATTTAGTACGCACAATCATAGTAGATAGTACTGTTACTTGCCGAATGAAACGAAGTGACGTTATTAATAATGCCAACATCCAACCGGGAGATGTCATCGTAGGATTGGCTTCATATGGACAAGCGACCTATGAAAAAAAATATAACGGAGGCATGGGAAGCAACGGGTTAACATCAGCCCGACACGATGTATTTGCTAAATATTTAGCAGAAAAATATCCGGAAAGCTTTGATGCAGGAGTACCTGAAGAATTAGTATACTCAGGTAATTTGAATTTGACTGATAGCGTTGACAATTCTCCGTTGGACGCAGGTCAACTAGTACTCTCTCCCACTCGTACATACGCACCGGTAGTAAAGAAATTACTGGACGCACTACGTCCACAAATTCATGGAATGGTGCACTGTTCAGGAGGGGCCCAAACCAAAATTCTACATTTCGTAGACAAAGTAAGAGTAGTAAAAGACAATCTATTCCCGGTTCCTCCGCTATTTAAGGTCATTCAAGAACAAAGTGGCACTGAATGGGAAGAAATGTACAAGGTCTTTAATATGGGACATCGTCTTGAAGTATATCTTAAACCTGAATATGCCCAAGAGGTTATTGCTATTTCTGAATCATTTGGCATTAATGCTCAAATAGTAGGACGTATAGAGGAAAGTGATAAGAAAGAATTGATAATAAAAAGTGAATTCGGAGAATTCATATATTAA
- the prfA gene encoding peptide chain release factor 1 — protein MAENNSLLEKLEGLVSRFEEISTLITDPSVIADQKRYVKLTKEYKDLDDLMKARNEYIQTLNGIEEAKEIMANENDQEMRDMAREELDACQTRLPELEEEIKLLLVPTDPEDEKNAILEIRGGTGGDEAAIFAGDLFRMYAKYCETKGWKLEVSNCNEGSAGGFKEIVCSITGSNVYGTMKYESGVHRVQRVPATETQGRVHTSAASVAVLPEAEEFDVVINEGEIKWDTFRSGGAGGQNVNKVESGVRLRYVWKNPNTGLAEEILIECTETRDQPKNKERALARLRTFIYDKEHQKYMDDIASKRKTMVSSGDRSAKIRTYNYPQGRITDHRINYTIYNLAAFMEGDIQDCIDHLIVAENTERLKESEL, from the coding sequence ATGGCAGAAAATAATAGTTTATTAGAGAAACTTGAAGGATTAGTAAGTCGGTTTGAAGAAATTTCAACCCTCATCACAGACCCCTCTGTTATTGCTGATCAAAAAAGATATGTAAAGTTAACAAAGGAGTATAAAGATCTGGATGATTTAATGAAAGCTCGCAATGAGTACATTCAAACATTAAATGGTATCGAAGAAGCCAAAGAAATCATGGCTAATGAGAATGACCAAGAAATGAGAGACATGGCTAGAGAAGAACTAGATGCTTGCCAGACACGACTTCCTGAACTGGAAGAAGAAATAAAATTATTACTTGTGCCAACCGATCCGGAAGACGAAAAGAACGCCATATTAGAAATCCGCGGTGGTACAGGAGGTGACGAAGCTGCAATCTTTGCCGGTGACTTATTCCGCATGTATGCAAAATATTGCGAAACAAAAGGTTGGAAACTTGAAGTTTCTAACTGCAATGAAGGCTCAGCTGGCGGATTTAAAGAAATAGTATGTAGTATTACAGGTAGCAATGTATACGGCACCATGAAGTATGAATCAGGAGTGCATCGGGTACAACGTGTACCAGCTACGGAAACACAAGGCAGAGTACATACATCTGCCGCATCTGTGGCCGTACTTCCAGAAGCAGAAGAATTTGATGTAGTAATTAATGAAGGAGAGATTAAGTGGGATACTTTTCGCTCAGGAGGTGCCGGCGGTCAAAACGTCAACAAAGTAGAATCAGGAGTACGCTTGCGGTATGTCTGGAAAAACCCCAATACCGGCCTAGCTGAAGAAATACTTATAGAATGTACTGAAACACGTGATCAACCCAAAAATAAAGAACGTGCGCTGGCTCGGTTAAGAACATTCATTTATGATAAAGAACATCAGAAATACATGGATGATATCGCTTCAAAACGCAAAACCATGGTATCTTCCGGTGACCGATCAGCTAAAATCCGCACCTATAATTATCCTCAAGGACGTATCACTGATCACCGTATAAATTATACTATTTATAATCTGGCTGCTTTTATGGAAGGCGATATACAAGATTGTATTGACCATCTAATAGTAGCAGAAAACACTGAGCGCCTCAAAGAAAGCGAATTATAA
- the pyrF gene encoding orotidine-5'-phosphate decarboxylase, translated as MNKQELFENIKRKKSFLCVGLDTDIKKIPAHLLEEEDPLFEFNKAIIDATADLCIAYKPNLAFYESMGVKGWIAFEKTVNYIKKNYPDQFIIADAKRGDIGNTSEMYARSFFDELDIDSVTVAPYMGEDSVKPFLLYPEKWVILLALTSNKGSHDFQFTADEKGECLFEKVLKKSQKWASDEQMMYVVGATQGEMFTEIRKHVPNHFLLVPGVGAQGGSLTEVCKYGMNSMCGLIINSSRGIIYADKTPNFAEAAHKAAKDIQLEMAEQLTKIL; from the coding sequence ATGAATAAACAAGAATTATTTGAAAATATAAAGCGTAAAAAATCCTTCTTGTGCGTAGGATTAGACACTGATATAAAAAAAATACCTGCACACTTATTAGAGGAAGAAGATCCTCTTTTTGAATTTAACAAGGCTATTATTGACGCTACAGCAGATTTGTGTATTGCTTATAAACCTAATTTGGCTTTTTATGAAAGCATGGGAGTAAAAGGATGGATTGCTTTTGAAAAAACAGTTAACTACATCAAAAAGAATTATCCTGATCAATTTATCATTGCAGATGCTAAAAGAGGAGATATTGGCAATACTAGTGAAATGTATGCTCGATCATTCTTCGATGAGCTGGATATAGACTCAGTGACTGTAGCCCCTTACATGGGAGAAGATAGCGTAAAGCCCTTTTTACTCTATCCTGAGAAATGGGTAATATTACTAGCTCTGACTTCAAACAAAGGTTCACATGATTTTCAATTTACTGCAGATGAAAAAGGAGAATGCCTGTTTGAAAAGGTATTAAAGAAATCACAAAAATGGGCAAGCGACGAACAAATGATGTATGTTGTCGGAGCTACTCAGGGAGAGATGTTCACAGAAATTCGTAAACACGTCCCAAACCATTTCCTTTTGGTTCCTGGTGTTGGTGCACAAGGAGGTTCCCTCACTGAAGTGTGTAAATACGGGATGAACAGCATGTGCGGACTAATAATCAATTCATCCAGAGGGATAATATATGCTGATAAAACGCCTAATTTTGCTGAAGCGGCGCACAAAGCGGCTAAAGATATACAATTAGAAATGGCTGAACAGTTAACAAAAATTCTTTAA
- a CDS encoding HD domain-containing protein has protein sequence MSNKRKIINDPVFGFINIPKGLLYDIVKHPFLQRLNRIKQMGLSSVVYPGAQHTRFQHSLGAFYLMKEAITQLTTKGNFIFDSEAEAVQIAILLHDIGHGPFSHVLENTIVKGVSHEQISLMLMEKINKEMNGQLNLALQIFKDEYPKRFLHQLVSGQLDMDRLDYLRRDSFYTGVTEGTIGSARIIEMLNVKDDQIVIESKGIYSIENFLIARRLMYWQVYLHKTSVAYERMLISVLLRAKELAEQGVELFASPALHFFLYNDIEKEEFYNNEACLSNFIQLDDNDIWTSLKVWSTHNDKVLSTLSLGMINRNIFKVEISTSPITEERKKELTYHISQKLNISLHEAQYFVSTPRIENNMYNPADYSIDIIYHDGTIRNIAEASDMFDFSSLSKKVKKYYICYQRLP, from the coding sequence ATGAGTAATAAGCGTAAAATAATTAACGATCCTGTTTTTGGGTTTATTAATATCCCTAAAGGACTGTTATACGACATTGTAAAGCACCCATTTCTACAGCGTTTGAATCGCATTAAGCAAATGGGATTGTCATCTGTTGTATATCCCGGAGCTCAACACACCCGCTTCCAACATTCCTTAGGTGCTTTTTATTTGATGAAAGAGGCTATCACGCAACTCACTACAAAAGGAAATTTCATATTTGATAGTGAAGCGGAAGCAGTACAAATAGCCATTTTATTACACGACATCGGTCATGGTCCTTTCTCTCATGTGTTAGAAAACACTATCGTCAAAGGAGTTTCTCACGAACAAATCTCCTTGATGCTTATGGAAAAAATAAATAAAGAGATGAATGGACAACTAAATCTAGCCCTTCAAATCTTTAAAGATGAGTATCCTAAAAGATTTCTGCATCAGCTAGTAAGTGGTCAATTAGATATGGATAGACTAGACTACTTGCGAAGAGATAGTTTTTATACCGGTGTAACAGAAGGAACAATAGGCTCAGCACGTATCATTGAGATGCTTAATGTAAAAGATGACCAAATAGTCATTGAATCAAAAGGTATCTACTCCATAGAAAACTTTCTAATAGCCAGACGCCTAATGTATTGGCAAGTCTATTTACACAAAACATCAGTAGCCTATGAAAGAATGTTGATTAGCGTGCTGCTAAGAGCTAAAGAATTAGCGGAACAAGGAGTAGAATTATTTGCGTCTCCTGCTCTTCATTTCTTTCTATATAATGATATTGAAAAGGAAGAATTCTACAATAACGAAGCATGTCTAAGCAACTTTATCCAACTCGATGATAATGACATATGGACTTCACTCAAAGTTTGGAGTACTCACAATGATAAAGTTCTTTCAACATTAAGTTTAGGAATGATAAATCGAAACATATTTAAAGTTGAAATATCAACCTCACCCATCACTGAAGAGAGGAAAAAAGAATTAACTTACCACATCAGTCAAAAACTCAATATTAGCCTTCACGAAGCTCAATATTTTGTTTCTACCCCCCGTATTGAAAATAATATGTATAACCCGGCAGACTATAGCATAGATATAATCTATCATGACGGTACAATAAGAAATATTGCAGAAGCATCTGATATGTTTGACTTCTCATCGCTTTCCAAGAAAGTAAAAAAGTACTATATTTGCTATCAACGTTTGCCCTGA
- the lpxD gene encoding UDP-3-O-(3-hydroxymyristoyl)glucosamine N-acyltransferase, translating into MEFSAKQIAAFIQGEIIGNENATVHTFAKIEEGVPGAISFLANPKYTSHIYNTQSSIVLVNKDFIAEQEVKATLIKVDNAYESLAKLLSLYEESKPKKQGIDSLAYIAPSAKIGENVYIGAFAYIGENTVIGDNSQIYPHTFVGDGANIGEECIIYSNVNIYHDCRIGNKCVLHSGVVIGADGFGFAPTPEGYEKIAQIGIVILKDNVEIGANTCVDRATMGATIIHEGVKLDNLIQVAHNDEIGAHTVMAAQAGVAGSTKVGEWCMIGGQVGLAGHAKIGDKVGIAAQSGISGNVASGAQVMGSPAYDAKKYMKAAIVYKKLPNMYTELNALRKEMNELKKLLNK; encoded by the coding sequence ATGGAATTTTCAGCTAAACAAATAGCAGCATTTATACAGGGGGAAATCATTGGAAATGAAAATGCTACTGTTCATACTTTCGCAAAAATAGAAGAGGGAGTACCTGGAGCTATCTCTTTCTTAGCAAACCCTAAATATACCTCACATATATATAATACTCAATCGAGTATTGTATTAGTCAATAAAGATTTCATTGCGGAACAAGAAGTAAAAGCGACTTTAATAAAAGTTGACAATGCTTACGAAAGTCTTGCCAAATTATTAAGTTTGTATGAAGAAAGTAAACCTAAAAAGCAAGGGATTGACTCTTTGGCATATATTGCTCCAAGTGCTAAAATTGGAGAAAACGTATATATAGGGGCCTTTGCATATATAGGTGAGAATACTGTTATTGGCGATAACTCACAGATTTATCCTCACACATTCGTTGGGGATGGAGCCAATATAGGCGAAGAATGTATTATTTATTCTAATGTAAACATCTATCATGATTGTCGCATAGGAAATAAATGTGTACTGCATTCCGGCGTTGTTATAGGAGCCGATGGATTTGGCTTTGCTCCAACTCCCGAAGGGTATGAAAAAATTGCTCAGATAGGTATTGTTATATTAAAGGATAACGTAGAAATAGGAGCTAACACCTGTGTTGATAGAGCAACAATGGGTGCAACCATCATCCATGAAGGAGTAAAACTAGATAACCTTATCCAAGTGGCGCACAACGATGAAATCGGCGCTCATACAGTAATGGCTGCCCAAGCCGGCGTAGCGGGCTCTACTAAAGTTGGAGAATGGTGCATGATAGGAGGACAAGTAGGCTTGGCCGGACATGCTAAGATCGGGGATAAAGTAGGTATTGCTGCACAATCTGGGATTTCAGGAAATGTCGCTTCTGGGGCTCAAGTCATGGGATCACCGGCTTATGATGCAAAAAAATATATGAAAGCTGCGATAGTGTACAAAAAGTTACCTAATATGTATACTGAACTAAACGCACTTCGCAAAGAAATGAATGAGTTAAAAAAACTATTAAATAAGTAA
- a CDS encoding bifunctional UDP-3-O-[3-hydroxymyristoyl] N-acetylglucosamine deacetylase/3-hydroxyacyl-ACP dehydratase — MLKQKTLKDSFSLSGKGLHTGLDLTVTLNPAPENHGYKIQRVDLEGQPIIDAVADNVIETTRGTVLAKGDVKVSTIEHGMAALYALGIDNCLIQVNGPEFPILDGSAQYYVQQIEKVGIEEQNAVKDFYIIKSKIEFRDEDNGSSIIVLPDENFSLNVLVSYDSAIIPNQFATLEDMTKFPSEIAASRTFVFVREIEPLLSAGLIRGGDLDNAIVIYEQQMSQENYDKLADVMRVPHMDASKLGYINHKPLVWPNECARHKLLDVIGDLALIGKPIKGRIIATRPGHTINNKFARRMRKEIRLHDIQAPIYNCNEAPIMDVNRIRELLPHRYPFQLVDKVIEIGANYIVGVKSVTVNEPFFQGHFPKEPVMPGVLQVEAMAQVGGLLVLNSVDEPERYSTYFMKIDGVKFRHKVVPGDTLVFRVELLAPIRRGISTMKGYVFVGEKVTCEAEFMAQIVKNK; from the coding sequence ATGTTGAAACAAAAGACTCTAAAGGATAGCTTTTCGCTAAGCGGAAAAGGTCTTCACACTGGACTTGACCTTACAGTGACATTAAATCCTGCTCCTGAAAATCACGGATACAAGATACAACGTGTTGACCTGGAAGGCCAACCTATAATTGATGCTGTTGCAGACAATGTTATTGAAACAACCCGCGGCACAGTATTGGCTAAAGGGGATGTCAAAGTCAGCACTATAGAACATGGTATGGCTGCATTATATGCGTTAGGCATTGATAACTGTCTAATACAAGTTAATGGTCCGGAATTCCCTATATTAGATGGCAGTGCACAATATTATGTACAGCAAATAGAAAAAGTAGGAATAGAGGAACAGAATGCAGTAAAAGACTTCTATATCATTAAATCAAAAATAGAATTCCGTGACGAAGATAATGGTTCTTCTATTATCGTTTTACCTGATGAAAATTTCAGTCTAAACGTACTTGTTTCTTACGATTCGGCTATCATACCTAATCAGTTTGCGACTCTCGAAGATATGACTAAATTCCCTTCTGAAATAGCTGCAAGTCGTACTTTTGTTTTTGTAAGAGAAATCGAGCCTTTACTTTCAGCCGGCTTAATAAGAGGTGGAGATTTGGACAATGCTATTGTTATTTATGAACAACAAATGTCTCAAGAAAACTACGACAAACTGGCTGACGTCATGAGAGTACCTCACATGGATGCAAGCAAATTAGGCTATATAAACCACAAACCGTTAGTATGGCCTAATGAATGTGCTCGCCACAAACTATTGGACGTTATTGGTGATTTAGCTCTTATAGGGAAACCCATCAAAGGAAGAATTATAGCGACTCGTCCGGGACATACGATTAACAATAAATTTGCGCGTAGAATGCGCAAAGAGATTCGTTTACATGATATCCAAGCTCCAATTTATAATTGCAATGAAGCTCCAATAATGGATGTAAATCGTATACGAGAACTCTTACCCCATCGCTATCCTTTCCAATTGGTCGATAAAGTTATTGAAATTGGTGCCAATTATATTGTCGGAGTGAAAAGCGTAACTGTAAATGAACCATTCTTCCAAGGTCACTTTCCTAAAGAACCAGTTATGCCAGGAGTATTGCAAGTAGAAGCAATGGCGCAAGTCGGAGGCTTACTCGTTTTAAACTCTGTTGATGAACCTGAACGATATTCCACCTACTTCATGAAAATAGATGGTGTGAAGTTCCGTCATAAAGTTGTTCCTGGAGATACCCTAGTATTTCGCGTAGAGTTACTTGCTCCTATCCGTAGAGGTATCTCTACCATGAAAGGTTATGTTTTCGTTGGTGAAAAAGTTACTTGCGAGGCAGAATTTATGGCGCAGATAGTTAAAAACAAATAA
- the lpxA gene encoding acyl-ACP--UDP-N-acetylglucosamine O-acyltransferase yields MISPLAYIHPEAKIGENTEIAPFVYIDKNVIIGDNNKIMANANILYGSRIGNGNTIFPGAVIGAIPQDLKFKGEETTAEIGNNNLIRENVTINRGTAAKGKTVVGSGNLLMEGVHVAHDALIGNGCIIGNSTKMAGEIIIDDNAIISGAVLMHQFCRIGSYVMVQGGCRFSKDIPPYIIAGRDPITYSGINIIGLRRRGFSNESIENIHNAYRIIYQSGLNITDALKKVETDISMTPEIEYIVNFIRNSERGIIK; encoded by the coding sequence ATGATAAGTCCTTTAGCATATATTCATCCCGAAGCTAAAATCGGAGAAAACACAGAAATAGCCCCCTTTGTATATATTGATAAAAATGTAATTATTGGTGATAACAATAAAATAATGGCAAATGCCAATATTTTATACGGTTCGAGGATAGGAAACGGAAACACGATATTCCCGGGAGCCGTAATCGGAGCTATTCCACAAGATTTAAAGTTCAAAGGAGAAGAAACGACTGCCGAGATAGGCAATAACAATCTTATCCGCGAAAATGTAACTATAAACCGAGGCACGGCAGCAAAAGGAAAAACAGTTGTAGGAAGCGGTAACCTTTTAATGGAAGGAGTACATGTTGCTCATGACGCCTTAATAGGAAACGGATGCATTATAGGCAACTCAACAAAAATGGCAGGAGAAATCATCATAGATGATAATGCTATCATTAGCGGTGCAGTTTTGATGCATCAATTTTGCCGTATAGGAAGCTATGTTATGGTACAAGGTGGCTGTCGTTTCAGTAAAGATATCCCTCCTTATATTATTGCTGGAAGAGATCCCATCACTTACAGTGGAATCAATATAATTGGTCTGCGTCGTCGTGGATTCTCCAATGAGAGTATTGAAAACATACACAACGCGTACCGCATCATCTATCAAAGTGGATTAAATATCACAGATGCTCTAAAAAAAGTAGAAACAGACATTAGTATGACTCCTGAAATAGAGTATATTGTAAACTTTATCCGCAATTCAGAACGAGGAATCATTAAATAG